TGGAATTTATCGATCCGCTTTTCAAGGCGCTGGGGTGGGACATCTACAACGAGGCGGGGAACGCGGAGGCCTACAAGGACGTGGTGCACGAGGACGCGATCCGGGTGGGCGGGGCGCACAAGGCGCCGGACTACTGCTTCCGCGTCGGCGGGACGCGCAAGTTCTTCCTGGAGGCCAAGAAGCCGTC
This genomic window from Candidatus Neomarinimicrobiota bacterium contains:
- a CDS encoding restriction endonuclease subunit M, with product MAAPEVVLELIERFERNREAYRSGAYLESQVRVEFIDPLFKALGWDIYNEAGNAEAYKDVVHEDAIRVGGAHKAPDYCFRVGGTRKFFLEAKKPS